Part of the Sinorhizobium terangae genome is shown below.
GAATGAGAACAGCGTCCCCCGCCGCGAACCCGAACAGCAGCCGCGCCGCACCGAAATGCGCGTGCGCCCGACCGGTCCGATCGTGCCTTCGGCCAATGTTTCCGGTCACGCGCTGATGTGCGTCATCGCGATCATGTCCTTCCTCGCCTGCCTGACGCTCGGCGGGGTCAGCATGGTACGGGCGACGGCGCAAAGCTGGCAGTCCCAGATCTCGCGGGAAATCACCATCCAGATCAAGCCTGACGACAATCTCGACATGGAAAAGGCGCTCGCCGACGCGCGCGACCTGGCGCTGACCTTCAGCGGCACGACCGGCGGGAACATCATCGATCGGGCCGCTACGGCACGGCTCCTCGAGCCGTGGCTCGGCGAGGGTCTCGATCTCGACGAACTGCCTGTGCCGCGACTGATCGTCATTACCATCGACGAGAACAACCCGCCCGACTTCGCCGCCATGCGCAAGGCGCTGACGGAAACGATTCCGCAGGCCTTTCTCGATGATCACCGCACCTGGGTCGACCGTCTTGTGGCTATGGCCAATACCACTGCGATGATCGGGAGCGGCGTCCTCGCGCTGGTTTTCTCGGCCATGGTGCTCACCGTCGTCTTCGCGACCCGCGGTGCCTTGTCCGGCAACCGTCACATTGTCGAGGTGCTGCATTTCGTCGGTGCGGAGGCGGGTTTCGTGGCCTCCGAGTTCCAGAAGCACTTCCTGCGGATCAGCCTGAAAGGCGCCGGGACCGGCGGCCTGCTGGCTGCGCTTTCCTTCGCCCTGGCCAGTTTCTGGCAGTCGCAGACGCTTGCCACCCCCGAGTCGGACCAGGCTACCGCCCTGTTTGGCCGATTTGCCATCGGTTACGCCGGTTATCTTGGCATATTCGCGATCATAATCGTCATCGCCCTGCTGACGACTCTGACGGCGCGCCTTACAGTCATGCGAACGATCTACGAAATAGATCTCATCCGGTCGGATCCTGGCCGGACGGACACCTTTCAAAGCTGACAGCCATGAACCGCGTTCACTCCATCTATTCCCTGCCGCATTCTGCGGCTACTGGATGATTCCCAAATCGGAATCGATTTAGGGAAAAAATCATGCAGCAATTCAAAGTGCTACAGCGACCTTTGCGTGCGATTGGACGCGCGGCGCTGTAAGTGAAGAGAATCATGATGGTGCGAGAATTGGGCGAGAGCGAAATGGCCGGGAGGGGCAGTTGGCGGGAGAGAGCCGTGCGCCGCCGCCGGTCCCGCAGCCTGCTGCGCAAAATCCTGCGCCGGACATTTTTCGTGCTGCTTCTCTTCCTTGCCGTTTTCATCGCCGGCTTCCTGCAGTTTGCGGACACCGTCGCCTCACTGCAGCCGCCGGCTCATCCGAGGGCCGACGCGATCGTCGTCCTGACGGGCGGCTTCCAGCGGATCGATCAGGCGGTGGATCTTCTGAAGTCAGGATCAGGCAAGCGGCTGCTGATCTCAGGCGTCCATCCGGCGACGACGGGCACCCAGATACGCCGTAACACGCAGAGTTCGGCCGATCTCTTCAAGTGCTGCGTCGACATCGGGCATGAAGCAATCGACACGATCGGCAACGCCACCGAGGCTGCGCAGTGGATCCGCAATCGCGGCTACAAGACCGTGCTCGTCGTCACCAACAATTACCATATGCCGCGCAGCCTTCTGGAGTTGCGCCGCGCCAAGCCCGACACGGAGTTCATCGCCTATCCGGTCGTCAATTCCGATCTGAAGACGACCAACTGGCTGCGTAACCCGCGCGTGCTGAAGGCCATCCTGCTCGAATATGGCAAATATTCCGTCGCCTCCATGCTCGACATGATGGGCGCACGTCCGACGAATGGCCTCAGGGTACTTTCGTCTCGGGCGACCCCGGCCGAAGAATAGCGCCGAGTGCCACGACGACTTTGCGCTGGTAAACGCGTGCCGAGCCGTCGCGGCGGTTTTCCTCGACGGCATATTCGTGTAGGCAGCGGAGTGCTATCCCGCCACTAACGCCCTGCACTGCATCGAGAGCCACCTGATGATCATACTGCGTTCGATCCTTTTCAACCTGGTCTTCTATGCCAATCTGATCGTGCAGATGATCGTGTTGACGCCGATCTATTTCATTCTCCCCCGCAAGAAAGCCTGGTTCGTGCCGAAGAACTGGGTGCGCAGCAATCACTGGCTTCTGGAGAAGATCGTCGGCACAACGTTCGAAATCGAAGGTTTGGAAAATATTCCGCAAGGGCCTTATATCTTCGCGCCCAAGCATCAGTCCTTCTGGGATGCCTATGCGCTCCTGCCTTGGCTCGACGACCCGTTCTACATCCTCAAGCGCGAGCTCACCTGGATACCGCTGTTCGGCTGGTACATCATCAAGCAGCGCATGGTGCCGGTAAACCGCGCGGCGCGCGGCAAGGCGATGACCGACGTCATGGAGCGGACCAAGAACGAGATGGCGACCGGGCGGCAGTTGATCATCTACCCGGAAGGCACGCGTCGTCCCCCGGGGGCTCCGCCCGAATACAAATACGGCATCGCCCGCCTCTACCGTGATCTGAAAGTTCCGGTGGTGCCCGTTGCCATGCATCCCGGCCTCTTCTGGCCGCGGCGCAAGTTCCTGCGCTTCCCCGGTCATTTCAAGGTGCGCGTCCTGCCGCCGGTCGAGGCCGGGATGGATCCGGATGCGTTCCTCAAGAAGCTGATCGAGGTAACCGAGGCCGCAAGCGATGAGTTGCTTGTCGAGACCGCCAAGGCCAATCCGCAGCTGCCGTTGCCGGAGACGGCAAAGCAGCGGCTGCGCGAACTCGGTCAGGCTTGAACTGCGACCGCGCCCGTCGCGGTCAATCTTGCAACGACGTCCTCCAGCCACTGGTCGCGGATACCCATTTCCTGGAGATGCGCGAGCGTGTTGAGCACGTATTCGATGTTCGGCCCGGATTTGCCGGAGGCGGTCGCAACAGTTTCTGCCGCTTCCGCCGCGCTGAGTGCTCCGGCATATTGGGCGTGGCCGCGGTCGATCACATAGGCAAGTGCCGGCACGCGGCGTCCGTCGGCAAGCTGGACCGGCATGGTCCGCTCTCTGTAGACATGGGTTACAAGTTCACGCTCGCGCAGATAGTCGATCACGTCGGCTTTTTCGCTTCCCGGAACACGGAATGCGGTGCCGATGCAGGAGCCGCCATAGTCAAGGCCGAGCACGAGACCGGGCCGCTGCTCCGTGCCGCGATGCACCCATGAACGCACGCACAGCGAACGTCGGTAGCCGAAGGCGCGCGCCGTCGACTTCTCTTCAAAACGGAAACCCGGGTTCCACATCAACGACCCGTAGCCAAAGACCCAAAATTCGTCCATATCAACTGCCATTTAATCCATGCCGCCTGCCACGTGTTGAACCATTCGCGAGCGCTGTCGTGATCGATCAAGCCGAAACTATTTCGGCACACGGAAGGGGAGGCCGGCAACCATACACAGGAATGAAAAATAGTTTGCAGGATCGGCAACCGCCACCCGGAACGGAATGAGAAAGAATGCCAGGTCGTTTTTCCATCCCTTCCGCCTTCGATCAATGGTCCGATGGGGGCCCGGCCACAGCAGCAATTGGAGTACGCGATTAGAATGACCGTCACCGATGTCGCCAACGGATCACCAGCCGGCAAGAAATTTCTCTGGCTGACAGTGGGCATCGTGCTCGCCGCCGGCATTTATTCTGCAGGCTGGTTCTTTGCTGCGGACCAGATTGAAAAACGACTGACAACCTACCTCTCGGAAAAGCGGCCGAACGGCCTTGGCGGTGAGTGCACGGAGATGGACGTGCGTGGTTTCCCGTTCCGCATCGGCCTTTTCTGCGACAAGCTGCGGCTCGACGACAATCTTCGCGGCGCCTCCGCATCCTTCGGCGCCTTGAGAACGGCCGCCCAGGTCTATCAGCCGGGACATGCCGTCGTCGAACTCGACGGTCCCGCCGAGGTCCGGATGTCGCCCGGCCTGACGCTCTCGGCCGATTGGACGCTGCTGCACGCGAGCCTCAAGGCGACGATGTCGGGCCTCGACCGTACGTCGATCGCCTATGACAATCTCACGGGAACGGCGCGTTGGCCGTTGACGGGCGACAGCCTCGGTTTCGGCGCAAGCCACGGCGAGATGCACCTGCGCCAGAACGGCGAAGACCTCGACGCCGCCCTGAGCGTGGAGAAACTCGATCTGCGCCCCGCACAAGGGCCGAGCCTTGCCGCCCCGGTCGATGTCGCAGCGGACGTCACTGTCGTCGGCAAGGCCGGGTGGATGCAGGCGGGAGCCCTTTCCGAACACATGCTTCGCGGCAGCAGCGGCGAACTGCGTCACTTGACCCTTGACGCGGGCGACGGAATGAGCGCGAAGCTTTCGGGCCCCTTTTCGGTGAATGATCAAGGCCTGATTTCCGGCGAATTCTCGCTGACTATGATGAATATCGATGCCTGGCGGGCAAGTCTCGTGAAGGTGGTTCCGGACGAAACGGACCTGATCAACAACATCGCCAACATGCTGAAAACGCTTGCCGGCGGCAAGAACGAGGCAACGGTGAAGCTCAACGTCCGCGATAGCACTGCCTTCGTGGCCTTCATCCCGGTCGGCGTGCTGCCGCCGCTCTGAAGAGCCCTGATGTTTCCTTAGATCGTAGCCGACTAGCGCATCGGCCCGAAAATCGGACCCGATTTTCGGAAGGCACGATGCGTGGAATCAAAGAGTTACAGCGTCCTTTGTGCGTCGGATAAGACGTGCGGCGCTGTAGGCGATTATTTGGGATCCATTGCGTGCCGGCCGAAATCCGGCATGGCCGTATCCTGGCCCGCCTGGATGATCGAGCGGCGGATTGCCCGCGTGCGGGTAAAGAGGTCGAACAGCTTGTCGCCGTCGCCCCAGCGGATGGCTCGCTGCAGGTATGCAAGGTCCTCGGAAAAGCGGGCGAGCATTTCCAGGATCGCGTCCTTGTTGTGCAGGCAAACGTCACGCCACATGGTCGGGTCCGAGGCGGCGAGGCGCGTGAAATCGCGGAAGCCCGACGCCGAATATTTGATGACCTCGGACTCGGTGACCGCTTCGAGGTCATCTGCCGTGCCGACGATGTTGTAGGCGATGATGTGCGGAACGTGCGAGACGATCGCCAGCACCTTGTCGTGGTGCTCCGGATCCATCTCGTCGACCATCGAGCCCATCGTCTCCCAGAAAAACCTGAGCTTTGCGACGGCCTCTTCATCGGCACCGGGTAGCGGCGTCAGGATGCACCAGCGTCCGCGGAAAAGTCCGACGAAGCCGGCGTCCGGGCCGGAATGCTCGGTGCCCGCGATCGGGTGGCCGGGGACGAAATGGACCGTGTCGGGCAGGTGCGGCGCCATCTGTGCGATGACCGAGCCCTTCGTCGAACCGACATCGGTAACAATCGCGCCGGGCTTCAGATGCGCGGCGATTTCAGCAGCGACGGCACCGGAAGCGCCGACCGGCACCGAAACGACGACGAGGTCGGCATCCTTGACGGCCTCGGCTGCCGAAAGCATGTAGCGGTCGCCAAGGCCGAGCTGCTCCGCCCGGGCGAGCGTCGCAGCACTCCGCGTCGAAACGACGAGCGTACCGGCAAGCTGCTTCTCGCGAATTTCCCGGGCGATCGACGATCCGATCAGGCCAATGCCGACGAGGGCGATCGTTTCGAACTGTTGAGCCATCATTCTTGTCCCATGAATTCAGTCAGTGCGGCGATGACGCCTTCGTTCGCTTCCTCGGAACCGATGGTCATGCGGAGCGCATTGGGAAAACCATAAGCGCGCACGGCGCGCAGGATGAAGCCGCGAGCCGTCAGGAACGCATCAGCGTCCTCGGCCGATTTGCCGCCCGTCTCCGGAAAATGGATCAGCACGAAGTTGGTGACCGAAGGCGTCACCCGCAGACCGATTCCCTGCAAGGCCGCAGTGACCTTTGCGAGCCAGGTAAGATTGTGATCGACCGCCGCGGCAACAAAGGCCTGGTCGCGGATCGCTGCCGCCCCGGCGGCGATCGCCGGCGCATTGAGATTGAACGGGCCACGCACACGGTCCACGGCGTCCACGATCTCATGCGGGGCAAACATCCAGCCGATGCGAAGCCCGGCGAGCCCGTAGATCTTCGAGAACGTCCGCGTCATCACGACGTTGCGATTGGCCGACACCAGTTCGAGGCCCGCCTCGTAATCGTTGCGCCGGACATATTCCGCATAGGCAGCGTCCAGCACCAGCAACACGCCGGAGGGAAGACTCGCATGCAGCCGGCGGACCTCGTCCACGGGGATATACGTGCCTGTCGGGTTGGCCGGATTGGCGATGAAGACGATCTTCGTCCGCTCTGTCACTGCAGCGAGGATCGCGTCGACATCGACATGCGCGTCCTTTTCCTTGACCGTAACCGCAGTGGCGCCCGCCGCCATGATCTGGATCTTGTAGACGAGGAAGCCGTGCTCGGTGATGATCCCCTCGTCGCCCGGGCCGAGATAGGTGTGGCAGATAAGCCCGAGCAGCTCGTCGGAACCGTTGCCGCAAACGATATTGGCCGGGTTGAGGCCGTGAACCGCAGCGATCGCATCCTTCAGCGCATGCGCCTGACCGTCCGGATACCGTTCGAGATTGAAAGCCGCCTTCTGGAACGCCTCGATCGCGTGCGGGCTGGCGCCGAGCGGTGTTTCGTTCGACGAAAGCTTGTGGACCTTGGCAACACCCGGCGCATGTTCGTTGCCTGGCACATAGGCGGCAATGTCCAGAATACCGGAACGCGGCTGCGGGCTCTTTGAAACAAGGTTCATCGGATCGGCTTTCACGGGAGGAAATGTGGCCAAGCCAATAGCGGGGCGGAGGAAATTTGTCGAGTGCGGCAAGCCCACGCGACTACAGCACCGTGGTCGGCAGCACCGGCTGGGTGCGCGTGCTCGGCACGCCATGCGGCGCCAGCACCGGCACGAAGACCCGGCGCGAGGCGCGGACAGCGACCGGCAGGCCCTGATAGAGCCGTTTTTGCGCCTCCACGATGATCACTCCGGAAAACACAGGCCACAACGAACGGCCGAACCGCTCCAGGCTGCGTCGCAAACGGAGAACGACCTTGCGCTTCGATGGCGGAAAGAACAGCGCCTCGGAAGTGGCGCCGGGCGTGAAATTTGTCTCGCGCAGGAGCGCCGTCAACTGGCCGCGCGAATAGGGCCGTCCCGAGCCGAAGGGCGTGTGCTCCATCCGCGCCCAGACGCCGCGACGATTCGGCACGACGATCACCAATCGGCCGCCGGGCGCGAGAACGCGCCAGATTTCCTTCATCGTTTCGCGGGGGCTTTCAGCGAATTCCAGCGAATGGACCATCAGCACGCGGTCGATCGAGGCGTCCGGCAGCGGCAGTTCCTCGTCGAAGACCAGCGCGGTCGAAGACAATTCCGCGACAGGCCAATTCACCGCGCCCTGCCCCGCCGGCATGAAGGCGAAGGTCCGCTCGGTGTCGGCGCGGAATCGTTCGAGATAGGGCACGGCATAGCCGAGACCGACGAGCCGCTCCTCAGGCAATCGCGCCCAAACCGAGGAGAGCGCCATGCTGACGGAATGCTCCGCCATCCGGCCCAGCTCGGAATGATAAAATTGGCGAAGATCGACGATATCCGTGTGCATGGCCAACATGTTAGCTTTGGAACGGTAGACTTCAAGGCGAGCCTCGCTACATTCCGCTGGAGCGGGATGGGCGTGGCTTCGCCCGCATCCCGCGTCACGCCCGATCGGAGGACCTCATCATGGCCGCGCTCGAACTCGACCTCTTCCTCTGCCGCACCGATAATTTTGGTGTGCTTCTCCATGATCCGGCAAGCGGTGCGACGGCATCGATCGATGCTCCGGAAGAACGGCCGATCCTCGAGGCGCTCGAGCGGCGGAGCTGGCGCCTCACGCATATCCTTACGACCCATCACCACGGCGACCACGTGGCGGCGAATGTCAGCCTGAAGGAGCGCTTCGGCGTCACGATCATCGGGCCAAAAGGCGAGGCATCTAAGATCCCTGGCCTCGACAGGAGCGTCGGCCAAGGGGACCGTTTCGATTTTGCCGGGCACCCGGTCGAGGTCATCGAAACGCCGGGACATACCGCGGGCCACATCTGCTTCCATTTCCCGAAGGATAAGCTGCTGTTTGCAGCGGACACGCTGTTTGCGCTCGGCTGCGGGCGGCTGTTCGAGGGAACGGCCGAGACGATGTGGCAATCGCTGAACCGGCTGATGGCGCTCCCGGACGACACCGCCGTCTATTTCGGCCACGAGTACACGCTCGCCAATGCGCATTTCGCCGTGACGATCGACCCCGAAAATACAGCGCTCAAGACGCGTGCCGCCGAAATCGAGGAGACGCGCTCGGACGGCGGTTTCACCGCACCAACGACGATCGGCCTCGAAAAGCGGACCAATCCATTCCTTCGCGCAGGCGACCAGAAGATCCGCAAGCATCTTGCCATGGAGAGCGCGAGCGATGCGGAGGTGTTTGCAGAGATCCGCAAGCGCAAGGATAATTTCTGATGGACGTCTCGCGGCACCTGACGCCGGCCGCAATTGTCGACGCGCTTGGGTTGGCGAGGCATCCGGAGGGCGGCTGGTACGTGGAGACCTTCCGCGACAGTGGCGCGCCACGCAGCCATTCGACGGCAATCTACTATCTGCTCGAAAAGGGCGAGCGCTCGCACTGGCATCGCGTGCGCGACGCGGCCGAGATCTGGCACTACTATGCGGGCGCCCCTCTCGAACTCAGCATCGCCGAGCCGGGCAAGCCGGCCTCACGCTTCCGGCTTGGGCCGGATCTGCTTGAGGGCGAAAGGCCGCAACGCGTCGTTCGCGCCAACTGGTGGCAGTCGGCCGCCTCGCTCGGAGACTGGACGCTCGTCGGCTGCACGGTAGCGCCCGGATTCGACTTTTCCGCCTTCGAAATGGCGGCAGCCGACTGGCAGCCGCCTGAGGAATGAGGAAAGACAGGGTTTCCGTCTCCGCCCCTCATCCGGCCTGCCGGCCACCTTCTCCCCGCGAGCGGGGCGAAGGAGATTCGAGGCAGCGCCCCGTCCAGAAGCCCCCTCTCCTCGAGGGTTAGGAAGGGGCTTCCTTGCACCTATTCCGCCGGCTGCGGTACAGCGATCCTCTTGCGAAAGATCATGTCTCTCGCAGCCAGCACGGCGCCGCCGGTCACGAGCAGGCAGGCGGCGGCAATACGCCAGGAGGGGTCCGCAAAGCCGAACAGGATCAGGACGAGCGTCGAGAGAACCGGTGCGGCATAGCTGGCAACGCCGAGAAGCTGGATGTCTCCGTTCTTCACACCGAAGTCCCAGGCATAGAAAGCCGCGCCGACCGGCAAGAGGCCAAGTCCGGCAACCGCCAGCCACTCGAAAGCCGTCTCCGGCCATACTGTCGTTTCGAGACCGAGATGGCAGAGGAAGGAAAGGATGGACGTCGCAAGGCAGAAACCGGTGACGACATCGGTCGAGACCGCTTCGAAGCGGCGCGTCAGCAGGGAATAGCCCGACCACGTTAACGCGCAGAGGAATGCCGCGCCGTAACCGAGCGTATAGGCCTCATCGAAGGCGACGCCATTGCCGGCGACGATCAGGATCGTGCCGACAAGTCCCGCCAGTGCGCCGGCGATGTGGTTCCAGCGAAGCTTCTCGCCCGGCAGCAGCGTCGAGCCGACCACGATCAGCAGCGGCCAGAGGTAGGCAATCAGGCCCGCCTCGACGGCCGGCGCGTTGCGAAGCGCGGTGAAATAGAGAAAGTGATAGCCGAAAAGCCCGGCAATGCCGGTGATCCAGACCTTGGCCGGCTGCTTCAGCAGCTTCAATCGCTCCGGCTTCAGCGCAAGCACCACGATGCCCGGCAGGCTACCGATGAGGAAACAGATTGCTGATAGCTGGAACGGCGGCATTTTGCCCGAAGCGGCGGTAAAGAGCGCCAGCAGCGACCACATCAGGATCGCGGCAAAACCGATCAAGGTTGCCTTGAATTTCATTCCTGCCCCCACGCCCGGCTCACGTGCGTGAAAGCCGCGTCAAATCAATCATGCATTGCATAGTTAGCGTCCGTTTGCGACGGACGGAAGAGAATTTTCGGGATTGATCACCCGCCGAATCGCGTCGCGGAAACGGTTA
Proteins encoded:
- a CDS encoding cell division protein FtsX, which gives rise to MNENSVPRREPEQQPRRTEMRVRPTGPIVPSANVSGHALMCVIAIMSFLACLTLGGVSMVRATAQSWQSQISREITIQIKPDDNLDMEKALADARDLALTFSGTTGGNIIDRAATARLLEPWLGEGLDLDELPVPRLIVITIDENNPPDFAAMRKALTETIPQAFLDDHRTWVDRLVAMANTTAMIGSGVLALVFSAMVLTVVFATRGALSGNRHIVEVLHFVGAEAGFVASEFQKHFLRISLKGAGTGGLLAALSFALASFWQSQTLATPESDQATALFGRFAIGYAGYLGIFAIIIVIALLTTLTARLTVMRTIYEIDLIRSDPGRTDTFQS
- a CDS encoding YdcF family protein — its product is MAGRGSWRERAVRRRRSRSLLRKILRRTFFVLLLFLAVFIAGFLQFADTVASLQPPAHPRADAIVVLTGGFQRIDQAVDLLKSGSGKRLLISGVHPATTGTQIRRNTQSSADLFKCCVDIGHEAIDTIGNATEAAQWIRNRGYKTVLVVTNNYHMPRSLLELRRAKPDTEFIAYPVVNSDLKTTNWLRNPRVLKAILLEYGKYSVASMLDMMGARPTNGLRVLSSRATPAEE
- a CDS encoding lysophospholipid acyltransferase family protein translates to MIILRSILFNLVFYANLIVQMIVLTPIYFILPRKKAWFVPKNWVRSNHWLLEKIVGTTFEIEGLENIPQGPYIFAPKHQSFWDAYALLPWLDDPFYILKRELTWIPLFGWYIIKQRMVPVNRAARGKAMTDVMERTKNEMATGRQLIIYPEGTRRPPGAPPEYKYGIARLYRDLKVPVVPVAMHPGLFWPRRKFLRFPGHFKVRVLPPVEAGMDPDAFLKKLIEVTEAASDELLVETAKANPQLPLPETAKQRLRELGQA
- a CDS encoding gamma-glutamylcyclotransferase; amino-acid sequence: MAVDMDEFWVFGYGSLMWNPGFRFEEKSTARAFGYRRSLCVRSWVHRGTEQRPGLVLGLDYGGSCIGTAFRVPGSEKADVIDYLRERELVTHVYRERTMPVQLADGRRVPALAYVIDRGHAQYAGALSAAEAAETVATASGKSGPNIEYVLNTLAHLQEMGIRDQWLEDVVARLTATGAVAVQA
- a CDS encoding DUF2125 domain-containing protein, whose translation is MTVTDVANGSPAGKKFLWLTVGIVLAAGIYSAGWFFAADQIEKRLTTYLSEKRPNGLGGECTEMDVRGFPFRIGLFCDKLRLDDNLRGASASFGALRTAAQVYQPGHAVVELDGPAEVRMSPGLTLSADWTLLHASLKATMSGLDRTSIAYDNLTGTARWPLTGDSLGFGASHGEMHLRQNGEDLDAALSVEKLDLRPAQGPSLAAPVDVAADVTVVGKAGWMQAGALSEHMLRGSSGELRHLTLDAGDGMSAKLSGPFSVNDQGLISGEFSLTMMNIDAWRASLVKVVPDETDLINNIANMLKTLAGGKNEATVKLNVRDSTAFVAFIPVGVLPPL
- a CDS encoding prephenate/arogenate dehydrogenase family protein; translation: MMAQQFETIALVGIGLIGSSIAREIREKQLAGTLVVSTRSAATLARAEQLGLGDRYMLSAAEAVKDADLVVVSVPVGASGAVAAEIAAHLKPGAIVTDVGSTKGSVIAQMAPHLPDTVHFVPGHPIAGTEHSGPDAGFVGLFRGRWCILTPLPGADEEAVAKLRFFWETMGSMVDEMDPEHHDKVLAIVSHVPHIIAYNIVGTADDLEAVTESEVIKYSASGFRDFTRLAASDPTMWRDVCLHNKDAILEMLARFSEDLAYLQRAIRWGDGDKLFDLFTRTRAIRRSIIQAGQDTAMPDFGRHAMDPK
- the hisC gene encoding histidinol-phosphate transaminase; amino-acid sequence: MNLVSKSPQPRSGILDIAAYVPGNEHAPGVAKVHKLSSNETPLGASPHAIEAFQKAAFNLERYPDGQAHALKDAIAAVHGLNPANIVCGNGSDELLGLICHTYLGPGDEGIITEHGFLVYKIQIMAAGATAVTVKEKDAHVDVDAILAAVTERTKIVFIANPANPTGTYIPVDEVRRLHASLPSGVLLVLDAAYAEYVRRNDYEAGLELVSANRNVVMTRTFSKIYGLAGLRIGWMFAPHEIVDAVDRVRGPFNLNAPAIAAGAAAIRDQAFVAAAVDHNLTWLAKVTAALQGIGLRVTPSVTNFVLIHFPETGGKSAEDADAFLTARGFILRAVRAYGFPNALRMTIGSEEANEGVIAALTEFMGQE
- a CDS encoding class I SAM-dependent methyltransferase is translated as MLAMHTDIVDLRQFYHSELGRMAEHSVSMALSSVWARLPEERLVGLGYAVPYLERFRADTERTFAFMPAGQGAVNWPVAELSSTALVFDEELPLPDASIDRVLMVHSLEFAESPRETMKEIWRVLAPGGRLVIVVPNRRGVWARMEHTPFGSGRPYSRGQLTALLRETNFTPGATSEALFFPPSKRKVVLRLRRSLERFGRSLWPVFSGVIIVEAQKRLYQGLPVAVRASRRVFVPVLAPHGVPSTRTQPVLPTTVL
- the gloB gene encoding hydroxyacylglutathione hydrolase, encoding MAALELDLFLCRTDNFGVLLHDPASGATASIDAPEERPILEALERRSWRLTHILTTHHHGDHVAANVSLKERFGVTIIGPKGEASKIPGLDRSVGQGDRFDFAGHPVEVIETPGHTAGHICFHFPKDKLLFAADTLFALGCGRLFEGTAETMWQSLNRLMALPDDTAVYFGHEYTLANAHFAVTIDPENTALKTRAAEIEETRSDGGFTAPTTIGLEKRTNPFLRAGDQKIRKHLAMESASDAEVFAEIRKRKDNF
- a CDS encoding cupin domain-containing protein — encoded protein: MDVSRHLTPAAIVDALGLARHPEGGWYVETFRDSGAPRSHSTAIYYLLEKGERSHWHRVRDAAEIWHYYAGAPLELSIAEPGKPASRFRLGPDLLEGERPQRVVRANWWQSAASLGDWTLVGCTVAPGFDFSAFEMAAADWQPPEE
- the yddG gene encoding aromatic amino acid exporter YddG, whose protein sequence is MKFKATLIGFAAILMWSLLALFTAASGKMPPFQLSAICFLIGSLPGIVVLALKPERLKLLKQPAKVWITGIAGLFGYHFLYFTALRNAPAVEAGLIAYLWPLLIVVGSTLLPGEKLRWNHIAGALAGLVGTILIVAGNGVAFDEAYTLGYGAAFLCALTWSGYSLLTRRFEAVSTDVVTGFCLATSILSFLCHLGLETTVWPETAFEWLAVAGLGLLPVGAAFYAWDFGVKNGDIQLLGVASYAAPVLSTLVLILFGFADPSWRIAAACLLVTGGAVLAARDMIFRKRIAVPQPAE